A window of Methanobacteriaceae archaeon contains these coding sequences:
- the bsh gene encoding choloylglycine hydrolase — MCTASNYITDKNYFGRNFDYEISYNERVTITPRNYEFKFRKIDDIKSHYAIIGIAAGIDGYPLYYDACNEKGLSIAGLNFPGNAVYKEINDDMLNVAPFELIPYILGCASNLDEAIGLFKKINLVNINFAEELPLATLHWMLSDPSGKCIVVEPLEEGLKIYDNPVGVLTNNPPFDKQLFSLNNFRSLSIKNPENTFSKDFDLDEYSRGMGAIGLPGDLSSSSRFAKAAFTRANSYSDSDEASSVGQFFHILGSIEQQNGCTFIDDPDLYEYTVYSSCYNTDEARLYYRTYKNAQITAVSLNNEDLDSDNLINYPLINEEQINFIN; from the coding sequence ATGTGTACTGCAAGTAATTATATTACAGATAAGAATTATTTTGGTCGTAACTTTGATTATGAAATTTCATATAATGAAAGAGTAACAATTACTCCAAGAAACTATGAATTTAAATTTAGAAAAATTGATGATATTAAATCACATTATGCAATAATTGGAATTGCAGCAGGTATTGATGGATATCCATTATATTATGATGCATGCAATGAAAAAGGATTGTCAATAGCTGGACTAAACTTTCCAGGAAATGCAGTATATAAAGAAATAAATGATGACATGTTAAATGTTGCACCATTTGAATTGATTCCATATATACTTGGCTGTGCAAGCAACCTTGATGAAGCAATTGGACTATTTAAGAAAATTAATCTTGTGAATATTAATTTTGCAGAAGAATTGCCTTTAGCTACTCTTCATTGGATGTTGTCTGATCCAAGTGGGAAATGCATTGTAGTTGAACCATTGGAAGAAGGATTAAAAATTTATGACAATCCTGTCGGTGTTTTGACAAATAATCCTCCTTTTGATAAACAGTTATTTTCATTAAATAATTTTAGAAGTTTATCTATTAAAAATCCTGAAAACACATTTTCCAAAGATTTTGATTTAGATGAATATTCAAGAGGTATGGGTGCAATAGGACTTCCTGGGGACTTATCTTCTTCTTCAAGATTTGCAAAAGCAGCATTTACACGTGCTAATTCCTATTCTGATAGTGATGAAGCAAGCAGTGTTGGTCAATTTTTCCATATTTTGGGCTCTATTGAACAGCAAAACGGATGTACATTTATAGATGATCCTGATTTATATGAATATACAGTTTATTCATCATGTTACAATACGGATGAAGCGAGATTGTATTACAGAACATATAAAAATGCTCAAATAACTGCTGTAAGTCTAAATAATGAAGATTTAGACTCAGATAATTTGATAAATTATCCTTTAATTAATGAAGAACAAATCAATTTCATTAATTAA
- a CDS encoding nicotinate phosphoribosyltransferase, whose amino-acid sequence MIENNICLLTDSYKVTHHYFYPKGTEKIYSYLESRLGAEFNKTIFYGLQYIIKKYLEGQVVNQQKIEEADKLISNHIGEDIFNKKGWYYILDEYDGYLPIEIKSVPEGTPVNVNNVLMTVENTDKKSFWLVNYLESLLLQVWYPSTVATLSAEVRKLSKFYLEVTGSSKDNLDFMLHDFGYRGASSTESSMLSGSAHLLSFSGTDTIPSLTIPENYYNDSNLYGFSVQATEHSVMTSLGPEGEFDQILNVIDNAKNGILSMVIDSYNYKNFLTEAGKSNSRLNNAITDFLAIEGNKVVFRPDSGEPVATTIDCLNILEKGFGSYLTDKGYKVFDSNIGLLWGDGLNYHKIRDILFAMKSNGWAAENIIFGMGGGLHTSVNRDTQRNAFKCSAQLRNGKWIDIYKNPLDSSKKSKTGRFKLINENNFFKTIPIDACGEDCLQTVFKNGELLIEDTFGDIKSRALKYSNFI is encoded by the coding sequence ATGATTGAAAACAACATATGTTTATTAACAGACAGTTATAAAGTAACTCATCATTATTTTTACCCAAAAGGGACAGAAAAAATCTATTCATACCTTGAAAGCAGATTAGGTGCTGAATTTAATAAAACTATTTTTTACGGCCTGCAATATATCATAAAAAAATATTTGGAAGGTCAAGTCGTAAATCAGCAAAAAATTGAAGAAGCCGATAAACTTATTTCTAATCATATTGGTGAAGATATATTCAACAAAAAGGGTTGGTATTATATTTTAGATGAATATGATGGATATCTTCCAATAGAAATAAAATCAGTACCGGAAGGAACACCTGTAAATGTTAACAATGTCTTAATGACTGTTGAAAACACTGATAAAAAATCTTTCTGGTTGGTAAATTATCTTGAATCTCTACTTTTACAAGTTTGGTACCCTTCAACTGTTGCAACATTATCTGCTGAGGTAAGGAAATTATCAAAATTTTACCTTGAAGTCACTGGTTCTTCAAAGGATAATTTGGATTTCATGTTACATGACTTTGGATATCGTGGAGCTAGTTCAACTGAATCTTCAATGCTATCTGGATCAGCGCATTTGCTTAGCTTTTCTGGAACAGACACTATTCCTTCATTGACCATTCCTGAAAATTATTACAACGATTCAAATCTATATGGTTTTTCAGTTCAGGCAACTGAACACAGTGTGATGACATCATTAGGTCCTGAAGGTGAATTTGACCAAATTTTGAATGTTATTGATAATGCTAAAAATGGAATATTGTCTATGGTTATAGACTCATATAACTATAAAAACTTTTTAACCGAAGCTGGAAAATCAAATTCTAGATTAAATAACGCAATTACAGATTTTTTAGCTATTGAAGGAAATAAAGTTGTATTTAGACCTGATAGTGGTGAACCCGTAGCAACAACAATTGATTGTTTGAATATCCTTGAGAAAGGTTTTGGATCTTATCTGACAGATAAGGGATATAAGGTATTTGACTCAAATATTGGCCTTTTATGGGGTGACGGTTTAAACTATCATAAAATCAGAGATATCTTATTTGCAATGAAATCTAATGGATGGGCAGCTGAAAATATTATCTTTGGTATGGGTGGAGGCCTTCACACCTCTGTAAATCGTGATACACAGAGAAATGCATTTAAATGTTCTGCACAATTACGTAATGGTAAGTGGATTGATATCTATAAAAATCCATTGGATTCCAGTAAAAAATCCAAAACAGGTAGATTTAAATTAATTAATGAAAATAATTTTTTTAAAACAATACCAATCGATGCATGTGGTGAAGATTGTCTTCAAACTGTATTTAAAAATGGTGAATTGTTAATCGAAGACACTTTCGGTGATATCAAATCAAGAGCGTTAAAATATTCAAATTTTATATAA
- a CDS encoding rubrerythrin family protein, protein MVDLKGTKTEENLKAALAGESQARVKYEFYASQAKKDGYVEIKDIFQESSDNEKEHAKIWFKLLNGGKVPDTETNLADAAAGEHEEWTSMYKEFAATAREEGLDDIAELFDAAAATEKAHEDRYNAVADKIKAGKVFKKDEEIAWKCNNCGYIHYGTDAPEVCPLCDHPQAHFRKQDTSYI, encoded by the coding sequence ATGGTAGATTTAAAAGGAACCAAAACTGAAGAAAACTTAAAAGCAGCACTCGCTGGTGAATCTCAAGCACGTGTAAAATACGAATTTTACGCATCCCAAGCTAAAAAAGATGGTTATGTTGAAATTAAAGATATTTTCCAAGAATCATCTGACAACGAAAAAGAACATGCAAAAATCTGGTTTAAACTTTTAAACGGTGGTAAAGTACCTGATACTGAAACCAATCTCGCAGATGCAGCAGCTGGAGAACATGAAGAATGGACTTCAATGTACAAAGAATTCGCTGCAACCGCACGTGAAGAAGGTTTAGATGATATTGCAGAATTATTTGATGCAGCAGCTGCTACTGAAAAAGCTCATGAAGATAGATACAATGCTGTAGCTGACAAAATCAAAGCAGGTAAAGTATTTAAAAAAGATGAAGAAATCGCATGGAAATGTAACAACTGTGGTTACATCCATTATGGAACCGATGCTCCTGAAGTATGTCCATTATGTGATCACCCACAAGCACATTTCAGAAAACAAGATACTAGTTATATCTAA
- a CDS encoding rubrerythrin family protein yields the protein MSDLKGTKTEENLKAAFAGESQAHTKYQYFAAKAKEEGYVQIHDIFMETSKNEREHAKIWYKLLNDEVIPDTIANLNGAADGENEEWTSMYKEFAETAKEEGFPMIAFLFEKVGAIEKEHEERYRTLLANVENETVFNKAEDIEWKCENCGFIFSGPNAPEKCPVCGLPKAHFEERATNFK from the coding sequence ATGTCTGATTTAAAAGGTACTAAAACTGAAGAAAATTTAAAAGCAGCATTTGCTGGTGAATCTCAAGCACACACTAAATATCAATACTTCGCAGCTAAAGCTAAAGAAGAAGGCTATGTTCAAATCCATGATATTTTCATGGAAACTTCCAAAAACGAAAGAGAACACGCTAAAATTTGGTATAAACTCTTAAATGATGAAGTTATTCCTGACACTATTGCAAACCTCAACGGTGCAGCTGATGGTGAAAACGAAGAATGGACTTCAATGTACAAAGAATTCGCTGAAACCGCTAAAGAAGAAGGTTTCCCAATGATTGCATTCTTATTTGAAAAAGTAGGTGCAATTGAAAAAGAACACGAAGAAAGATACAGAACTTTACTCGCTAATGTTGAAAACGAAACTGTATTTAACAAAGCAGAAGATATTGAATGGAAATGTGAAAACTGTGGATTTATTTTCTCAGGTCCTAATGCACCTGAAAAATGTCCTGTTTGCGGACTTCCAAAAGCACACTTTGAAGAAAGAGCTACTAACTTTAAATAG